The proteins below come from a single Microtus ochrogaster isolate Prairie Vole_2 chromosome 8, MicOch1.0, whole genome shotgun sequence genomic window:
- the Pgam1 gene encoding phosphoglycerate mutase 1, producing MAAYKLVLIRHGESAWNLENRFSGWYDADLSPAGHEEAKRGGQALRDAGYEFDICFTSVQKRAIRTLWTVLDAIDQMWLPVVRTWRLNEKHNGGLTGLNKAETAAKHGEAQVKIWRRSYDVPPPPMEPDHPFYSNISKVWSNPAVVTQSASGGVRAWTSLIFIFQIYVVGCFACMFLCALHVCRVPCQKKTLVLLPTGARDGCEPHMSAENQTKSQKSNKCPELSHLSRPRTSFVGLPNTINLIIYDKKITILFKIVPQIKEGKRVLIAAHGNSLRGIVKHLEGLSEEAIMELNLPTGIPIVYELDKNLKPVKP from the exons ATGGCTGCCTACAAGCTGGTCCTCATCCGGCACGGCGAGAGCGCCTGGAACTTGGAGAACCGCTTCAGCGGCTGGTACGACGCCGACCTGAGCCCGGCGGGCCACGAGGAGGCGAAGCGCGGCGGACAGGCGTTGCGAG ATGCTGGCTATGAATTCGACATCTGCTTCACCTCCGTGCAGAAGAGAGCAATCCGGACCCTCTGGACAGTCCTGGATGCCATTGACCAGATGTGGCTGCCAGTGGTCAGGACCTGGCGCCTCAATGAAAAACACAATGGGGGGCTGACTGGTCTCAATAAAGCAGAAACTGCTGCTAAGCATGGTGAGGCACAGGTAAAGATCTGGAGGCGATCTTACGATGTCCCACCACCGCCAATGGAGCCTGACCATCCCTTCTACAGCAACATCAGTAAGGTATGGTCAAATCCAGCTGTGGTCACTCAGTCAGCATCAGGAGGGGTTAGAGCATGGACttcactcatttttattttccaaatttatgtggttgggtgttttgcctgcatgtttttATGTGCACTTCATGTGTGTCGGGTGCCttgtcagaagaagacattggtTCTTCTTCCAACTGGTgctagagatggctgtgagccccatatgagtgctgagaaccaaaccaaGTCccagaagagcaacaagtgccctgagctgagccatctttccaggccaaGAACCTCTTTTGTGGGTCTACCTAATACCATTAATCTTATAATTTATGATAAGAAAATTACCATCCT ATTTA AGATTGTCCCCCAGAtcaaagaggggaagagagtCCTGATTGCAGCCCATGGCAACAGCCTTCGGGGGATCGTCAAGCATCTGGAGG GTCTCTCAGAAGAGGCCATCATGGAGCTGAACCTGCCAACTGGCATTCCCATTGTCTATGAATTGGACAAGAACTTGAAGCCCGTTAAACCC